A genomic stretch from Bos javanicus breed banteng chromosome 29, ARS-OSU_banteng_1.0, whole genome shotgun sequence includes:
- the C29H11orf24 gene encoding uncharacterized protein C11orf24 homolog: MWTALVLVWVSSWSLSESLHTSKHPLLNQTWDHLEKNSSMETATEVLNTTAERMTPATPSPVTLTRGTWGGDHTSLAVTAGATHRTDVGTSATAGGTRAGAASRPPVPPTPASAWRTPSVPGTRAPGNGTSSRPTTAMPPTTRTPATGAQPAAGTPTNVSGPAGSHGLPGPTASLTPSSPQALSESTQGRTIQAPTPTPRTVDDTAQRPTPTLLNTTPEPASPAVASMSTTMGITTKAPEPTVSTAAASTPHTSPAPTVEATTPTTRPSPATSTPGAAGPGTTQTPEQTEPAATPGTTSPGPTPGDSKVPPTDSCQPSTQGRYLVVSSEPLALSSVNRSFLLAVLLLGVTLFITVLILFALQAYESYRKKDYTQVDYLINGMYADSEM; this comes from the exons ATGTGGACAGCCCTCGTGCTCGTTTGGGTTTCCTCCTGGTCCTTATCCGAAAGCCTGCACACATCCAAGCATCCAC TCCTCAACCAAACGTGGGACCATTTGGAGAAAAACTCATCCATGGAAACAGCGACCGAAGTCTTGAACACAACAGCTGAGAGAATGACCCCGGCGACACCGTCTCCTGTCACGCTGACCAGAGGGACTTGGGGAGGCGACCACACCTCTCTTGCAGTCACAGCAGGGGCAACACACAGGACAGACGTGGGCACTTCTGCGACGGCTGGAGGGACCCGGGCCGGAGCCGCCTCCAGGCCGCCCGTGCCGCCCACCCCGGCATCTGCCTGGAGGACCCCGTCCGTACCTGGCACGCGAGCGCCCGGCAACGGCACGTCATCTAGGCCAACGACGGCCATGCCGCCCACCACACGCACACCGGCCACAGGTGCCCAGCCTGCTGCCGGGACCCCCACAAATGTCAGCGGCCCCGCAGGCTCACACGGTCTTCCCGGGCCCACCGCCAGCCTGACGCCCTCGAGTCCCCAAGCACTCAGTGAGTCCACGCAGGGCCGCACCATCCAGGCGCCAACGCCGACGCCCCGGACTGTGGATGACACGGCACAGAGGCCCACACCCACCCTCTTAAACACAACCCCGGAGCCCGCCTCCCCAGCTGTGGCTTCCATGTCCACGACCATGGGCATTACAACCAAGGCCCCTGAGCCGACCGTCAGCACAGCGGCAGCCTCCACACCTCACACCAGCCCGGCCCCCACAGTGGAGGCCACGACCCCCACGACACGGCCCAGCCCTGCCACATCCACGCCGGGGGCCGCAGGGCCAGGCACGACTCAGACGCCGGAGCAGACCGAGCCTGCGGCCACGCCTGGTACTACTTCCCCAGGGCCGACCCCCGGGGACTCCAAGGTGCCACCCACAGACTCGTGCCAGCCGAGCACCCAGGGCCGGTACCTGGTGGTCTCCAGCGAGCCCCTGGCCCTGTCCTCAGTGAACAGAAGTTTCCTCCTGGCGGTACTCTTGCTGGGGGTCACCCTCTTCATCACCGTCCTGATCCTGTTCGCCCTGCAGGCCTACGAGAGCTACAGGAAGAAGGACTACACGCAGGTGGACTATCTCATCAACGGCATGTATGCCGACTCCGAGATGTGA